A window of Citrus sinensis cultivar Valencia sweet orange chromosome 7, DVS_A1.0, whole genome shotgun sequence contains these coding sequences:
- the LOC102606677 gene encoding NAC domain-containing protein 7-like isoform X3, with amino-acid sequence MENLMGYKFQPSNEQILYLLVEKRLSPHFSHHPIKDIVDICGLEPWDLATESTPESEDQVWYFFCEPCYKYRESNRAHRRTKAGHWKITSKDSQIKARNGPTGTKKFLTFYRHGLPPKEAITEWGMHEYHVKDDPGYKKEFILCCITRKRNKKKKRGILATDEGESSQQLVSPLQQPPSDHSISNGYHGEENSPTIPQQQLQYNNSVSYPGNPTGQNTFTYPQSITNNSPTQLSPSNHLISRRNHNEENIPTNQPLLQNHNMISCLGNHSDGTTHTYLLQLPNHNSISYPGNHIEQNMYFLPYPDQLPNHNSSSYTENGIEENMYPHTYPWVIPNYSPTQQLPCDDFFSAKTYSAENILINQQPQPNHNLISHFGNQIEENTPTHPLLLPDSNFETQLPLHHPLVTHNFADNNFQEECLPIREFKSYGGYNRLNDASFSTVQTAVHQEQELKFSNGSFDNCDFSHSEIYSYEQVDNLINSLRAFLEENSREETGKPVTSDFNPPKSDGEASAYAQDSSDTNIATNDAWMKERLENFA; translated from the exons aTGGAGAATCTTATGGGGTACAAATTCCAGCCATCCAATGAACAAATCCTCTATCTTCTGGTGGAGAAGAGGCTTAGCCCCCACTTCTCACATCACCCTATCAAGGATATTGTCGATATCTGCGGCCTTGAGCCTTGGGACTTAGCAA CGGAATCAACACCAGAGTCCGAGGATCAAGTTTGGTACTTCTTCTGTGAACCTTGTTACAAGTACAGGGAGAGTAACCGTGCCCACAGAAGAACAAAAGCAGGGCACTggaaaattactagtaaagaTTCTCAAATCAAAGCTAGAAACGGCCCTACGGGTACCAAAAAGTTTTTGACTTTCTACCGTCATGGTCTTCCTCCTAAGGAAGCTATAACCGAGTGGGGTATGCATGAGTACCATGTCAAGGACGACCCCGGTTATAAG AAGGAATTTATTCTGTGTTGCATAACAAGAAAACggaataagaagaagaagcgtGGTATTTTGGCTACTGATGAAGGGGAATCAAGTCAACAGTTGGTTTCTCCACTTCAGCAACCACCTAGTGACCATTCCATTTCGAATGGATATCACGGTGAAGAAAACAGTCCCACTATCCCTCAGCAGCAACTTCAATATAACAATTCTGTTTCTTATCCTGGAAACCCTACTGGACAAAACACTTTCACATACCCTCAGTCAATAACAAATAACAGCCCAACCCAGCTATCACCAAGCAACCATTTGATTTCTAGGAGAAAtcataatgaagaaaatattccCACAAACCAGCCGCTGCTACAAAATCACAATATGATTTCTTGTCTAGGAAATCATAGTGATGGAACTACTCACACATACCTTCTGCAACTACCTAATCACAATTCGATTTCTTATCCAGGAAATCACATTGAACAAAATATGTACTTTCTCCCATACCCTGACCAACTGCCAAATCACAATTCGAGTTCTTATACTGAAAATGGCATTGAAGAAAATATGTACCCTCACACGTACCCTTGGGTAATACCCAATTATTCTCCTACTCAGCAATTGCCAtgtgatgattttttttctgcGAAAACTTATAGTGCAGAGAATATTCTCATAAACCAGCAGCCACAGCCAAATCACAATTTGATTTCTCATTTTGGaaatcaaattgaagaaaatactCCTACACACCCCCTGTTGCTACCAGATAGCAATTTTGAGACGCAGCTACCACTACATCACCCTTTGGTGACACATAATTTTGCTGACAATAATTTTCAGGAAGAATGCCTGCCAATTAGAGAATTCAAGTCATACGGTGGCTACAATAGGCTAAATGACGCCTCATTTTCAACAGTGCAGACAGCAGTTCATCAAGAgcaagaattaaaattttctaatggtTCTTTCGATAATTGCGATTTTTCTCACTCTGAAATTTACAGTTATGAGCAGGTAGATAACCTGATCAATTCCCTAAGGGCTTTCCTGGAAGAAAACTCTCGCGAAGAGACTGGAAAACCCGTTACCTCTGACTTTAACCCACCAAAGTCAGATGGAGAAGCTTCAGCTTATGCACAGGATAGCAGTGACACGAACATTGCTACCAACGATGCATGGATGAAAGAACGACTTGAGAATTTTGCTTAA